From Chryseobacterium sp. H1D6B, a single genomic window includes:
- a CDS encoding helix-turn-helix domain-containing protein: MGRSKYSLEFKVACVDKILQYNHSISSLSNELGVNKSLLKQWVKYYVQYGSKGLVRTNNRIYDVKFKLKVLQSISRNSLSVKQACLKFNIGAESSVLNWQNAYEKSGILGLENKPRGRPKIMSTNKDRKKKSDKVLTREQELLLENERLRAEIAYLKKLDALTLASKKQKPSKS; this comes from the coding sequence ATGGGAAGATCAAAATATAGTTTAGAATTTAAAGTTGCTTGTGTTGATAAGATTTTACAGTACAATCATTCTATTTCATCACTTTCTAATGAATTAGGAGTTAATAAGTCCTTGTTGAAACAATGGGTTAAATACTATGTTCAATATGGATCTAAGGGGCTTGTTCGTACCAATAATAGAATTTACGATGTCAAGTTTAAGCTGAAAGTTCTACAATCCATATCAAGGAACTCTCTTTCTGTTAAACAGGCATGTTTAAAGTTTAATATAGGTGCGGAATCCAGTGTTTTAAATTGGCAGAATGCATATGAAAAAAGTGGTATTTTAGGGTTAGAAAATAAACCTAGAGGAAGACCTAAAATAATGAGCACCAATAAAGATCGAAAAAAGAAATCAGATAAAGTTTTAACAAGAGAGCAAGAACTTTTACTTGAAAATGAAAGATTACGTGCTGAGATTGCTTATCTAAAAAAGTTAGACGCCTTAACACTAGCCAGCAAAAAGCAAAAGCCATCGAAGAGTTAA
- a CDS encoding dihydrolipoamide acetyltransferase family protein: MAEYKLLLPSMGEGVMEATIITWLFNEGDTVKEDDSVVEIATDKVDSDVPTPVSGKIVKILKQKDEVAKVGEAIAILEIEGESGSTASEEVKTETAAAPDTEILKTIEEPLKTASNTEFSGDIYLSPLVKSIAQQENISESELKTIKGSGLEGRITKEDILAYVSNRGNQPQTTQVQQAVTPQAAVSAPVIAKPISVAAGDEIIPMDRMRKIIAENMVKAKHIAPHVTSFIETDVTNVVKWRNKHKDIFEKREGEKLTFMPIFVKAIVKAIQDYPMINVSVNGDNIIKKKNINIGMATALPDGNLIVPVIKNADQLSLSGLAKAINDLAYRARNKKLRPEDTQGATYTISNVGSFGNLMGTPIIPQPQVAILAIGAIVKKPAVLETKDGDVIAIRQLMFMSHSYDHRVVDGSLGGMFLKHVHDYLQNWDMNTEV; the protein is encoded by the coding sequence ATGGCAGAGTACAAATTATTGCTTCCTTCCATGGGAGAAGGTGTTATGGAAGCTACAATTATCACTTGGTTATTCAATGAAGGTGATACCGTAAAAGAAGATGATTCCGTAGTTGAAATTGCAACAGATAAGGTAGATTCAGACGTTCCGACACCAGTTTCGGGAAAAATTGTAAAAATCTTAAAGCAAAAAGACGAAGTTGCGAAAGTTGGCGAAGCCATTGCTATTTTAGAAATTGAAGGAGAAAGCGGCTCTACAGCTTCGGAAGAAGTAAAAACAGAAACAGCTGCAGCTCCAGATACCGAAATATTAAAAACGATTGAAGAACCTTTAAAAACGGCTTCAAACACAGAATTTTCAGGAGATATTTATTTATCACCTCTTGTAAAATCTATTGCTCAGCAGGAAAACATTTCTGAATCTGAACTTAAAACCATCAAAGGAAGCGGTTTAGAAGGAAGAATCACAAAAGAAGATATTTTAGCTTACGTTTCCAACAGAGGAAACCAGCCTCAAACTACACAAGTACAGCAGGCAGTAACACCTCAGGCAGCAGTTTCAGCTCCTGTGATTGCCAAGCCTATTTCCGTAGCAGCAGGTGACGAGATCATTCCTATGGACAGAATGAGAAAGATCATCGCTGAAAACATGGTAAAAGCAAAACATATTGCACCGCACGTTACTTCTTTCATAGAAACAGACGTTACCAATGTTGTTAAATGGAGAAATAAACATAAAGATATATTCGAAAAACGTGAAGGTGAAAAACTGACTTTCATGCCGATTTTCGTAAAAGCAATCGTAAAAGCGATTCAGGATTATCCAATGATCAATGTTTCTGTAAATGGTGACAACATCATTAAAAAGAAAAACATCAATATTGGAATGGCAACAGCCCTTCCAGACGGAAATCTTATTGTTCCTGTAATCAAGAATGCAGACCAGCTTTCTCTTTCAGGACTAGCAAAAGCGATCAACGATTTAGCTTACAGAGCCAGAAACAAAAAATTAAGACCTGAAGATACTCAGGGAGCAACCTATACTATTTCTAACGTAGGAAGCTTTGGAAACCTGATGGGAACTCCTATCATTCCACAGCCTCAGGTAGCAATTTTAGCAATTGGAGCAATCGTGAAAAAACCTGCAGTGCTGGAAACTAAAGACGGTGACGTAATTGCGATCCGCCAGCTCATGTTCATGTCTCACTCTTACGACCACAGAGTTGTAGACGGATCTCTGGGAGGAATGTTCTTGAAACATGTTCATGACTACCTTCAGAACTGGGATATGAATACTGAGGTATAA
- a CDS encoding PhoH family protein: MFEITYDLEDINSKSFYGVNNQYFNLIKSSFPTLKITGRDHSIFAMGNQEALDIFKLKLDDIVSFISKNNSIELKDVENILNIKDENEKQLIFDQDIIVKGVNGKIIKAKTTNLKKLVKETEKKDMVFAIGPAGTGKTYTSVALAARALRDKEVKRIVLTRPAVEAGESLGFLPGDLKEKLDPYLQPLYDALRDMIPHEKLEGFMEKKVIEVAPLAFMRGRTLDDAFVILDEAQNTTHAQMKMFLTRMGMNAKFIITGDPTQIDLPKNQQSGLKEAMRILHGVKEIGFVHLTEEDVVRHPVVRKIILAYNDEDKRLRNE; encoded by the coding sequence ATGTTTGAAATAACATATGATTTAGAAGATATCAATTCGAAAAGCTTCTATGGTGTCAATAACCAATATTTTAATTTAATAAAATCAAGCTTTCCAACTCTTAAAATTACAGGAAGGGATCATTCTATTTTTGCGATGGGGAATCAGGAGGCTTTGGATATATTCAAACTGAAGCTGGATGATATTGTCAGCTTTATTTCCAAAAACAATTCTATCGAACTAAAAGATGTTGAAAATATCCTTAATATAAAGGATGAGAATGAAAAGCAGCTGATTTTCGACCAGGACATTATTGTAAAAGGAGTCAACGGTAAAATAATAAAGGCTAAAACAACCAATCTTAAAAAATTAGTAAAAGAAACTGAGAAAAAAGATATGGTTTTTGCAATAGGCCCTGCCGGAACAGGAAAAACCTATACCAGTGTAGCTTTAGCGGCAAGAGCTTTAAGAGATAAAGAGGTAAAGAGAATTGTCCTTACGAGACCTGCCGTAGAAGCGGGAGAAAGTCTGGGTTTTTTGCCGGGAGATCTTAAAGAAAAGCTGGACCCGTATTTACAGCCTTTATATGATGCACTTCGCGATATGATTCCTCATGAGAAACTGGAAGGTTTTATGGAGAAAAAAGTGATCGAGGTAGCTCCTTTGGCTTTTATGAGAGGGCGGACACTTGATGATGCTTTTGTTATTTTGGATGAAGCTCAGAATACGACACACGCCCAAATGAAAATGTTCCTTACCAGAATGGGGATGAATGCTAAATTTATCATTACTGGCGACCCGACTCAGATCGATTTACCGAAAAACCAGCAGTCAGGATTAAAAGAAGCGATGAGAATTCTGCACGGCGTGAAAGAAATAGGATTTGTACACCTTACAGAAGAAGATGTAGTAAGACATCCTGTGGTTAGAAAAATTATTCTGGCTTATAATGATGAGGATAAGAGGTTGAGAAACGAGTAG
- the rpsF gene encoding 30S ribosomal protein S6, which produces MNNYETVFILTPVLSDAQVEEAVKKFEDLLKEKNCEIVAKENWGLKKLAYPIQLKKNGFYTLIEFKGEGTIVADLELAFKRDERVIRYLTTKLDKHAIDYAVTRRTKVKTAKLN; this is translated from the coding sequence ATGAACAATTACGAAACTGTTTTCATTTTAACTCCCGTTCTATCTGATGCTCAGGTGGAGGAAGCAGTGAAAAAATTTGAAGATCTTTTAAAAGAAAAGAACTGTGAAATCGTTGCTAAAGAAAACTGGGGATTAAAAAAACTAGCTTATCCGATCCAATTAAAAAAGAACGGATTCTACACTTTAATCGAGTTTAAAGGAGAAGGAACTATCGTTGCTGACTTAGAATTAGCTTTCAAACGTGACGAAAGAGTGATCCGTTACCTTACTACGAAACTTGACAAGCACGCTATTGACTACGCTGTTACAAGAAGAACAAAAGTAAAAACAGCTAAGCTTAATTAA
- a CDS encoding SAM-dependent chlorinase/fluorinase produces the protein MSIITLTSDFGNLDYRVAAVKGKILSLNPEVNIIDITHDIQAYNLIQTSYIVRNAYKYFPKGTIHIVSVDSFFHKSRRNILYKADGSYFLAADNGILSLIFFDIKPEAVYEITLNNRFDDIVNFTSTDVFVPAAVHLANGGLPEVIGRKIKSCKELFFPKPVYNEPEKMIIGEVMYIDNFGNIISNISKDLFESTGKGFENFTIKFRNLSLSKIFSSHTEVVSDWTRETEFHGQSAAIFNDSQLLELTIYKGSKKNGAKTLFGLNVGENIYIEFF, from the coding sequence ATGTCGATTATTACCCTTACTTCAGATTTTGGAAATTTAGATTACAGAGTTGCAGCTGTGAAAGGCAAGATTCTGTCTCTAAATCCTGAGGTTAATATTATTGATATTACCCATGATATCCAAGCATATAACCTTATCCAGACATCCTATATCGTTAGGAATGCATACAAATATTTCCCTAAAGGCACTATTCATATTGTGTCTGTAGACAGTTTTTTTCATAAATCAAGACGAAACATTTTATACAAAGCAGACGGCTCTTATTTTTTGGCGGCTGATAACGGCATCCTGAGTCTCATTTTTTTTGATATCAAACCTGAAGCTGTTTATGAAATCACTTTAAATAACAGATTCGATGATATTGTAAACTTTACGTCTACGGATGTTTTTGTCCCAGCAGCAGTGCATTTAGCCAACGGCGGGCTTCCAGAAGTCATCGGTAGAAAAATAAAATCCTGCAAGGAACTTTTCTTTCCAAAACCTGTTTATAATGAGCCTGAAAAGATGATTATCGGCGAGGTGATGTACATTGATAATTTCGGAAACATAATATCAAATATCAGTAAAGACCTGTTTGAAAGTACAGGCAAAGGATTCGAGAATTTTACGATTAAATTTAGAAACTTAAGCCTTTCAAAGATATTTTCAAGCCATACAGAAGTTGTTTCCGACTGGACAAGAGAGACAGAATTCCATGGGCAGTCTGCTGCAATCTTCAATGACAGCCAGCTTTTGGAGCTCACAATCTATAAAGGAAGTAAAAAAAACGGCGCAAAAACTTTGTTTGGACTCAATGTAGGAGAGAATATTTACATTGAATTTTTCTAA
- a CDS encoding DUF1440 domain-containing protein codes for MKKTNEKFPLFKATVLGGFLSAIVKFGWEVPFPPRTPERDTTNPPQTLLEQLGMPKDLSHYTYLYNENARPIFSFIVHFGFSFFFAWLYYWLSERNKTISVANGALYGIIVYILFHVIVMPLMGTVPEPWNQPWEEHVSELFGHIVWAWSIDVIRIYVKSKKPVSL; via the coding sequence ATGAAGAAAACAAATGAAAAATTCCCTTTATTTAAAGCCACCGTGCTCGGAGGATTTTTATCTGCAATCGTAAAATTCGGATGGGAAGTCCCTTTTCCGCCCCGCACTCCGGAACGGGATACTACAAATCCTCCTCAGACTTTATTAGAGCAGTTAGGAATGCCAAAAGATCTTTCCCACTACACTTATCTGTATAATGAAAACGCAAGACCTATTTTCAGTTTTATAGTACATTTTGGTTTCAGCTTTTTCTTTGCATGGCTTTATTATTGGCTCAGTGAACGTAATAAAACCATTAGTGTAGCGAATGGTGCATTGTACGGTATTATAGTTTATATTCTTTTCCATGTCATTGTTATGCCGTTGATGGGCACCGTTCCTGAACCATGGAACCAGCCGTGGGAAGAACATGTTTCAGAATTGTTTGGACATATTGTCTGGGCATGGTCTATTGATGTCATCAGAATTTATGTAAAAAGCAAGAAACCAGTTTCTCTCTAA
- the rpsR gene encoding 30S ribosomal protein S18, which yields MAIDEMAKQASAGGESEVKFLTPLDINTKSEKKYCRFKKFGIKHVDYKDADFLLQFVNEQGKILPRRYTGTSLKYQRKVSAAIKRARHLSLMPYVADLLK from the coding sequence ATGGCAATAGATGAAATGGCTAAACAAGCCTCAGCTGGAGGAGAATCAGAAGTAAAATTCCTTACTCCGCTTGATATCAATACAAAATCTGAAAAGAAATATTGTAGATTCAAAAAATTCGGAATTAAGCACGTTGATTACAAAGATGCTGATTTCTTATTACAATTCGTAAACGAGCAGGGTAAAATTTTACCAAGAAGATACACAGGTACTTCTTTAAAATACCAAAGAAAAGTTTCTGCTGCTATCAAAAGAGCAAGACACTTATCTTTAATGCCGTACGTAGCGGATCTTTTAAAATAA
- a CDS encoding IS3 family transposase, with protein MEELRQDHNLAVLLNCSGMAKSSFYYYLSGGKAEDKYGKIKSLIQLIYQKHKGRFGYRRITLELKRQGVIINHKTVLRLMKDLGLKSLIRVKKYKSYRGEQGKIAPNILERNFKTSHPNQKWVTDITEFNIAGNKLYLSPIIDLFNGEVISYELSERPVFAQIINMLKKSFRKIKNLQNLILHSDQGWQYQMKAYQNILKQKGIIQSMSRKGNCLDNAVIENFFGTLKSEMFYLKKFRSIQELKEEIHQYINYYNNDRIRLNLKGKSPIEYRTLYYQKII; from the coding sequence ATCGAAGAGTTAAGGCAAGACCACAACTTAGCAGTATTGCTGAATTGTTCAGGTATGGCAAAAAGTAGTTTTTATTATTATCTTTCTGGTGGTAAGGCAGAAGATAAATATGGTAAGATTAAAAGTTTAATACAATTAATTTATCAGAAGCATAAAGGAAGATTTGGATATAGAAGAATAACACTTGAACTAAAAAGACAGGGTGTCATTATCAATCATAAGACAGTTTTAAGATTAATGAAAGACTTGGGATTAAAAAGCTTAATTCGGGTGAAAAAATATAAATCTTATCGTGGGGAGCAGGGCAAAATAGCACCCAATATTCTTGAAAGGAACTTTAAGACGAGCCATCCAAACCAAAAATGGGTTACTGATATTACAGAATTCAACATTGCTGGGAATAAGCTATATCTGTCTCCTATCATCGACTTATTTAACGGAGAGGTGATAAGCTATGAGCTTTCAGAAAGACCTGTCTTTGCACAAATTATTAATATGCTGAAAAAGAGTTTTAGGAAAATAAAGAATTTACAGAACCTGATTCTACATTCAGACCAAGGATGGCAGTATCAAATGAAGGCTTATCAAAATATTTTAAAACAAAAAGGAATTATCCAAAGTATGTCCAGAAAAGGAAATTGCCTGGATAATGCCGTAATAGAGAATTTCTTTGGAACACTAAAATCCGAAATGTTTTATCTGAAGAAATTTAGGTCAATACAGGAATTAAAAGAAGAAATCCATCAATATATTAACTATTATAATAATGACAGAATAAGACTTAATTTAAAAGGAAAGAGTCCGATTGAATATCGAACTCTTTATTATCAAAAGATTATTTAA
- a CDS encoding chloride channel protein, with product MHSLLISIRKGLKKSFDNIRNERLKLNLLQAIPFWIGSVITGVFAVMYAKIFAWGEKLLELTLNWHSWMIFIIAPIGFVLSWWLVKEFAPYAKGSGIPQVMAAVELANPKEHQKIRSLLSLKIIFFKILSSTILVIGGGAVGREGPTIQIAGSIFRKVNEYLPEWWPKISKKNMIMTGAAAGLAAAFNTPLGGIVFAVEELSKTHINYFKTALFTAVIIAGLTAQTLAGSYLYLGYPKTNNVSLMVMFPIILVAGVSGILASQLSVMMLKMNSWKKKKLKTDRANIAFLVFSALIIASTAYFINREILGSGKEIMERVLFTSDKHEDWYVPILRMLGPALSFTSGGAGGIFAPALSAGASIGSVISGVIHLTPNETNVVVLAGMVAFLTGITRAPFTCAIIVLEMTDRHSLIFHLMLAGMVSSITSILVSRHSLYDVIKVNFLAEIRNKKE from the coding sequence ATGCATAGCCTATTGATCTCCATCCGAAAAGGATTAAAAAAATCATTTGACAACATCCGAAATGAACGCCTGAAGCTCAATCTGCTGCAGGCTATTCCCTTTTGGATCGGCTCAGTGATTACCGGAGTTTTTGCAGTGATGTACGCTAAAATATTCGCATGGGGAGAAAAACTGCTGGAATTAACGCTTAACTGGCATTCCTGGATGATTTTCATTATCGCTCCCATCGGTTTTGTTCTTTCGTGGTGGCTTGTAAAAGAATTCGCCCCTTATGCCAAAGGAAGCGGAATCCCGCAGGTCATGGCCGCTGTAGAACTTGCCAATCCTAAAGAGCACCAAAAAATAAGAAGCCTGCTGAGCCTTAAAATCATATTCTTTAAAATCCTGTCCTCAACTATCTTGGTAATCGGAGGCGGAGCTGTCGGCCGTGAAGGTCCTACCATACAGATTGCCGGTTCCATTTTCAGAAAAGTAAATGAATACCTTCCCGAATGGTGGCCTAAGATCTCTAAAAAAAACATGATCATGACCGGAGCAGCGGCCGGACTTGCAGCAGCTTTCAACACACCGCTTGGAGGAATTGTATTTGCCGTAGAAGAACTTTCAAAGACCCATATCAATTATTTCAAAACAGCCCTTTTTACTGCGGTAATTATTGCAGGTTTAACTGCCCAGACGTTAGCCGGATCTTATTTGTATCTTGGATATCCAAAAACCAATAATGTTTCTTTAATGGTGATGTTTCCAATCATTTTAGTGGCTGGAGTTTCAGGAATTCTGGCCAGCCAGCTTTCCGTAATGATGCTTAAAATGAACAGCTGGAAGAAGAAAAAGCTCAAAACAGACAGAGCTAATATTGCATTTCTTGTTTTCTCTGCTCTTATTATTGCCAGTACTGCTTACTTTATCAACAGAGAGATTCTAGGTTCAGGAAAAGAAATCATGGAACGCGTACTCTTTACCTCCGATAAACATGAAGACTGGTATGTTCCTATTTTAAGGATGCTGGGTCCTGCCCTTTCTTTTACTTCGGGAGGTGCAGGAGGAATTTTTGCACCCGCTTTAAGTGCAGGAGCAAGTATCGGTTCTGTAATTTCCGGGGTTATTCATTTAACGCCTAATGAAACCAATGTTGTTGTTCTGGCAGGAATGGTCGCTTTTCTTACAGGAATTACACGGGCTCCCTTTACATGCGCTATCATTGTCCTTGAAATGACCGACAGACATTCTTTGATCTTCCATTTAATGCTTGCGGGAATGGTTTCTTCTATTACTTCCATTCTGGTAAGCCGGCATTCTCTTTATGATGTGATAAAGGTAAATTTTCTGGCAGAAATCAGAAATAAAAAAGAGTAA
- the rplI gene encoding 50S ribosomal protein L9, with product MQIILKKDVENLGLEFDTVNVKPGYARNFLIPQGIALLATPKNKAALEATLEARKEEEAKLIAAANAVVEQLKKTSITIPAKVGSGDKLFGSINNADLVAALAKAGVAVEKKYIKIPGNTIKRTGKVTAIIRLHRNVEYNFEFDIVSDAPPAPAAPAPAKKAEVKTEEEA from the coding sequence ATGCAAATTATCCTAAAAAAAGACGTAGAAAACTTAGGTCTTGAATTCGATACAGTAAACGTAAAGCCAGGTTACGCTAGAAACTTTTTAATTCCTCAAGGAATTGCTCTTTTAGCTACCCCAAAAAACAAAGCAGCTTTAGAAGCTACTCTAGAGGCTAGAAAAGAAGAAGAAGCTAAATTAATCGCTGCTGCTAACGCTGTAGTTGAGCAATTGAAGAAAACTTCTATCACTATTCCTGCAAAAGTAGGTTCTGGTGACAAATTATTCGGATCTATCAACAATGCTGATCTTGTAGCAGCTCTTGCTAAAGCTGGTGTTGCAGTAGAGAAGAAATACATCAAAATTCCAGGAAATACTATTAAGAGAACTGGTAAAGTAACTGCAATTATCAGATTACACAGAAATGTTGAGTACAATTTCGAATTCGACATTGTATCTGATGCACCTCCAGCTCCGGCAGCTCCGGCTCCTGCTAAAAAAGCAGAAGTTAAAACTGAAGAAGAAGCTTAA
- a CDS encoding TolC family protein — MKMIFDACRYQCIALCLLLISSSIHSQVIDYQHLSLQQAVEIGLKNNKNILISHLKQTMSETKEKDLKMEKLPDIEFHTSYNQVTNLFQHENGVFGKATKYDVINGMYDFTISASIPVYMGGKIKNTEKKASIDSEISTLKTQLDERQLKMEIITAFLQIHHLKEQQDLIQDKMKEDSVNIKQVKALKANGVVTFNEVLRTSLQLSNHKMSWTELDNDVQIAEHKLKTLLSLQGNEEIHADTKDLVSENVHIPYIDELTETALDKNESVEITKKNLSLKQLDQKIVKANYLPKITAGGEYFLKYPNMMFFPPEPYAYRLGMIGVNLTYPIESLYKNKYKMQEAKENIDLAKLQIEEKEEDLKHDVYQAYKKFEETEQKVSIAEEAINEAKENYRIVKTKYVNKLSLITELIDADNSYLEAQSNLISVKINRQLKYYQLQYTIGNL; from the coding sequence ATGAAAATGATATTTGACGCATGTAGATATCAATGCATTGCGTTGTGCTTATTACTGATAAGCAGTTCTATACACTCACAAGTGATAGATTACCAGCATCTCAGTCTCCAGCAGGCTGTAGAAATAGGATTGAAGAATAATAAAAATATTCTCATAAGCCATTTAAAACAAACCATGTCCGAAACCAAGGAGAAAGATCTCAAAATGGAAAAATTACCGGACATAGAATTTCATACAAGCTACAATCAGGTAACCAATCTTTTTCAGCATGAAAACGGCGTATTCGGAAAAGCTACAAAATATGATGTGATCAACGGAATGTATGATTTTACTATTTCGGCTTCAATTCCCGTGTATATGGGAGGAAAAATAAAAAACACAGAGAAAAAAGCATCTATTGACAGCGAAATTTCAACTTTGAAAACCCAATTGGATGAGAGACAGCTTAAAATGGAGATCATCACTGCTTTCCTCCAAATTCACCATCTAAAAGAGCAGCAGGATCTTATTCAGGATAAAATGAAAGAGGATTCTGTGAATATCAAACAGGTAAAAGCTTTAAAAGCCAACGGTGTTGTTACATTTAATGAAGTGCTGAGAACGTCTTTACAGCTTTCAAACCACAAAATGAGTTGGACGGAGCTTGATAATGATGTTCAGATCGCAGAACATAAACTTAAAACCCTTCTTTCTCTTCAGGGAAATGAAGAAATACATGCAGACACAAAAGATCTTGTTTCAGAAAATGTACATATTCCTTACATTGATGAGCTTACAGAAACAGCTTTAGATAAAAATGAATCTGTAGAAATAACGAAGAAGAATCTTTCTTTAAAACAATTAGACCAGAAAATAGTAAAAGCGAATTATCTTCCTAAAATTACAGCCGGAGGAGAATATTTCTTGAAATATCCGAATATGATGTTCTTTCCGCCTGAGCCCTATGCTTACCGTTTAGGAATGATCGGGGTTAATCTTACCTATCCTATCGAAAGCCTGTACAAAAACAAGTATAAAATGCAGGAAGCAAAAGAAAATATAGATTTAGCGAAACTTCAGATCGAGGAAAAGGAGGAAGATTTAAAACATGATGTCTATCAAGCCTACAAAAAGTTTGAAGAAACAGAACAGAAAGTAAGCATAGCCGAAGAAGCCATCAATGAAGCTAAAGAAAATTACCGCATTGTAAAAACGAAATACGTGAATAAATTAAGCCTTATCACAGAGCTTATCGATGCCGACAATTCTTATCTGGAAGCCCAGTCTAACCTTATTTCCGTAAAAATAAACCGACAATTAAAATACTACCAACTTCAATATACGATTGGAAACTTATAA
- a CDS encoding AraC family transcriptional regulator — protein sequence MNDSHFKAVEEEDAEIYVYHVLTGNIKTEKHNHGSAQLVYAEGGIVHIFTEFKHWYLPARCFMWIPAGIPHYILTSSPKVDLYNFYFKKEEGENDFFDEINIYSVSHLLREMILYTKEWDGKITKNDGANYYFLKALKGILPEKRDKKLAFPVQHPFPKDETLLKVAKYIHANLEKNLPIESTAKEFGMSTRTLSRKFKEILGMNYIRFLRALRITRSLELMLEGKYNMYEIAMMVGYNSLSSFSTIFKKVIGIPPSEYEQRLKEK from the coding sequence ATGAATGACAGTCATTTTAAAGCCGTAGAAGAAGAAGATGCAGAGATTTATGTATACCATGTGCTTACAGGAAATATTAAAACTGAAAAGCACAACCATGGTTCTGCCCAGCTGGTGTACGCAGAAGGCGGTATTGTCCATATTTTCACTGAATTTAAACACTGGTATCTTCCTGCAAGATGCTTTATGTGGATCCCTGCAGGAATTCCGCATTATATTTTGACGTCAAGTCCAAAGGTTGATCTGTATAATTTTTATTTTAAAAAAGAAGAGGGTGAAAATGACTTTTTTGATGAAATTAATATCTATTCTGTGAGCCATCTGCTTCGTGAAATGATTTTATATACCAAAGAATGGGATGGGAAAATCACAAAAAATGACGGAGCTAATTATTATTTCCTCAAAGCATTAAAAGGAATTCTGCCGGAGAAAAGAGATAAAAAACTGGCATTTCCTGTGCAGCATCCTTTCCCGAAAGATGAAACATTATTGAAGGTCGCAAAATACATCCATGCTAACCTTGAAAAGAACCTTCCCATTGAATCTACAGCCAAGGAATTCGGGATGAGTACAAGAACTCTATCCAGAAAGTTTAAAGAGATCTTAGGGATGAATTACATCCGTTTTCTCCGTGCTCTGAGAATTACACGTTCATTAGAGTTAATGCTGGAAGGAAAATATAATATGTACGAGATCGCCATGATGGTAGGGTATAACAGCCTGTCGTCTTTCAGTACTATTTTCAAGAAAGTGATCGGGATTCCTCCAAGTGAATATGAACAGCGTTTAAAAGAAAAATAG